tttttttaaataatttgatatttgagatttgtttttttttttgctcctgaATTGTTTCTAGATATTTAATTTCTTATCTATTTTCcccccaatatttttttattaatatgtaTGACATGATTTTTCAGTATTAAAATGTCTCATTTTGGTATTGATTTATAGATTTGTAGACTTGCGTTATTAACCCTCtggaaaaaaggtttttctaGCTTTTTTTAGGATAATTATCAGCACACCTTTGGAGAAGAAGTAGGATCTGGTTCCATCCTGTCGCACGTAGAAGTTGTCTGCCAGCTTGCTGCTGGCTTTGAACCGCTGCATGGCGTGATCATGCACGCCGTAGTCTCGGAAGAGAACGACGCCTCCGGCTTTCAGCACCTTCAGTGAGAACACAAAAGCGGTATATTGCAGAGTGGGTCATAAACGGGGGTTCACTGTATTCAAAATGGCAGCAGTCATAATGCACTCGTACCCTGTGGATGTTGCCAATGGCCAGCGCCATCTTGTCAGGATGGATGGCAGAAAGCACAAAGATGAGCGTGGCAGCGTCAACGCTCGCCTCGGGAATGTTGTCTCGCAGGTCATCACAAGTGAGGTCGCACTGGAAAACGGCGCAGCGAGCAGGATTGCACAGAGGATTCTTCTGTCGACGAAAACAAcgagggtgtgtagacttgaTACTGTAAAATCAAGTAAGGGGCATTGGCTCACTTTGACAAAATCAACCGCTCTGGGCGAGAAGTCGCAAGCGTAGACGAAGATGTTGCACTCTTCCTCCAGCAGAGGGAAGATGCAGTTGCCCACGCCGCATCCCGCCTCCAGCAGGACTAACCTCTGCGATTCAGACTGCAATTGATAAAAAACCCATTTACACATTGAGTAATGTCACTTATACTGTTTCAGAAGTTGCTGGACTTCATAGTGCAGGGAAACTGCATAACTCTCACTTGTCTGCACGTATTGAGCTCCTCGAACTCTCTGCTGGTCCAGTGTCTGTCCTTGAAGAAATTAGTTGTGTTCCTTTTGTAGAACAAGTCCCAGTTCTTCTGTGCTTCTCGCTCCAGTTTCATCTGCTTGAAGGCGGACACCAGACTCTGCTCTCCTCCAGTCTTTTCCTCCTGGCTCAAGACTTCTTGTTGGTTGCCCTCATGTTTCACTCCGCCGCTGTTGTTTTGATCACAATGAGTGACGCTATCACCAAGGGGCAAACTTTCATTCTCCGGCGCGGCCATGCTGCATGATTAAAAGCTTCCCATTGATGGTATACTACTCTGCAAACATTGTCTTGTACATTTCTACACGTAGCCAAAAAGCGTCGCAAGGACTCaagtcaacaaacaaaaacaacgtGCCTTTTCGGCAGCCGGTTCCATGTTGTCCATCAGTGAACATGATCCGTGTAGAAACGTCCTCGGCAAGTGACAAATACCATCCACCCATTCTCAATACGTATTGTTTATTCTCAAGACGAGGccacaaaatgaatatttcttttacacgaaaagtctttttttttttaaatgatatgtATGTTCTTTCACAAACATTTACGGGAGTTTGCATTGACTAGGGTGTAATGTTATGAATCCTACCAACAGTGTCCGTAGAGAAACAACATCGTACGTTCACCGTTCTGACAGTCAAAGAAGTCCCtacgtataaaaaaaatacatagaaAACTAAAGCACATATAACACATCATATAGGCTTATAAAACGTGCATATTGATTGCTAAATTTAATCTGAAATGTCGACGCTCAACAAACAGACGACGCGCACTAAACGActgctttcttttatttatttgaatgggGACGATGAGAACGTGCAGGTTTTCATGGTCCGAGTGGAGGCGTCTGACGGTGACGTCACATCGCACGTCTAAACACGTTGtcaagctggaaaaaaaaacaaaaaaaaactaaatcttgttttgtctttttacaaATGCACAATTGTATCCACTAGCAGCTGTTTTGTATGTAAAGATCGACAATAAgttgtgaataaaaaaaaaaaaaacacttggcgATCGGTCGGATAACGTTGTGAGTATGAAGGATTTgatcaattttaaaaatacaacattaGAGGTCTTTAAAGATATTGTGAGGTGTGATTCGGGAATTCCAAATGGCCTGCACAGTGAGGAAAGCAGCAAAAATATCCATCCGGACACCCGTCAGCAAATTTAGATTTTCCGTATATTTGATCTGAAAATTGATGGCTTGTATGACTTGCTCCTGTCAGAAATTGTACATGGCTGACCTCTAGCGGACAAAAGTTagaaacattacaaaaataaatacatcacaTTGTATTTCGGTTGGCTATGCATATAAAATACTTGTatttgacaaacaaaaatagtaGGCATGGATCCATACAAAAAGtacaataaaaagacaaatcaatCCAAAAGAAATTAcgtcaaatattaaaagttTTTTGACAGCTTGGGCTAAAGGCGGAAATGTCGTATTAGTGACGTATAGGATGTTTTGCTAATAGTTAGCTTCGTGGCTAACCTTGTCGCAGCTGATTAAATGTTGAAAATTACGCTTATTTTACGAGCTTTTGTTCGTTTTTGTGTGCGAAATTTGTGATGGACATTTGAACGTTCGTCTCCCGTGACAACCAGAAAGGCAGAAGATGAACGGCAGTACGAACCCGTTGCTGGACAAAGAGGAGCATGTTTTGAAGCTCGGGGAAAGCTTCGAGAAAAGGCCCAAGTCCTCCTTTCACACAATCAGATGTGAGTCAACAGCCATAAAAATCACCTTTATATGCAGATTTCAACACATCCATCAAGATGACGACATAATCATATGTAGTGACTAAAAACAGTGGTACAGCTGTTATTGTGAAACACtgcatcatatttttttgttacataGCCATATCCTTACTTTTATACTGCAGAGAAAACACTAAATATTAATGgtaaaatacacaatatttaaaaaaaaaaaaaaggtagaaAAATACAAGAACTAAGaccaaaaatacaaactaaaaagatacaagaaaaaaatagaaatatataCTCAAAGTACTAAAAGTATCAAagacaaaattacaaaaacaatacaaaaaaagacagattACAATAGTCTTAAAtgacttgaaaacaaatgatatAAATACACAATTAGACAAATTACAAAGCACAGAATCAAATGGTACTACACCAAactataaaatacaaaatatgtgGAATGACTTTTGCCTTAACAGATGATTTCAAACCCGCGTCCATCGACACCAGCTGCGAAGGAGAGCTGCATGTGGGCAAAGGAGACGAAGTCACCATCACGCTGCCTCACATTCCGGTAcaacttgctttctttgcatTAGCTACAAAAGTGTGGTAagagttttgttgttgttggcagGGCTCCACGCCGCCCATGACGGTGTTTAAAGGCAACAAGCGGCAGTATCAGAAGGACTGCGTGCTCATCATCAATCACGACACGGGTGGCTTTGTCCTGGAGAaactcagcagcagcatccaGGTCAAGAAAACCAGGTGAATTCAATGTATTAAACCTAAcatgccacaagagggcgccaaAATAAGGGTTGTTGATTTGACCTGAGCCAAAGGGAgatttttggaaaataatgacaGATAAGTCCATCATGGATGTGAGCTAACATCTGTGGCTTGTTTGCTCAGGGCTGAAGGCAGCAGCAAGATCCAAGCTCGCATCGAGCAGCAGGCAGTGAGGACAAACCAAGCGGGACCTCAGTTCCGGGCCCCCACGAAGCCGGGCGTCACCACCAAGACGTCGCCGTCGCCCTCCAAGGACGACCCTTCCCCTGAGCCGCAGCTGGACGACATCAAAAGAGGTGAGGCGGCCACACCAGATCACAGGCTTTGAAAAATAGTCACTCGagtcctttttttcttgcaaagTCCATTGTGATGAAAAGAACcgagtcatttttgtttttgtctttcctgcAGAGCTGCGAGCCGAAGTGGACGTGATCGAGCAGATGAGCAGCAGTGGCAGCAGCTCGTCAGGTTCGCCCAACGCCTCGCCCAGCGCGGGCGACAGCAGCGATGCCGGAGGAGGTGGCGCTTGCGAACGTGATGCCAACCGCCCGCCGGGCCCAGTCTCGTCTTCGCCACCAGGCCGCCACGCCCTCGCCAATGGGGGCGGCGAGCGGCAGCCTCCCGCCAACCATCAGCTCATCAACACACTCAGTGAGTACCAAGCGTCCAATGAACAAAGCAACCATGTGACCTTTTGCTGTAAAGATGTCCCTcaagaatgt
This DNA window, taken from Syngnathus acus chromosome 16, fSynAcu1.2, whole genome shotgun sequence, encodes the following:
- the mettl6 gene encoding tRNA N(3)-methylcytidine methyltransferase METTL6 isoform X2; translation: MAAPENESLPLGDSVTHCDQNNSGGVKHEGNQQEVLSQEEKTGGEQSLVSAFKQMKLEREAQKNWDLFYKRNTTNFFKDRHWTSREFEELNTCRQSESQRLVLLEAGCGVGNCIFPLLEEECNIFVYACDFSPRAVDFVKNPLCNPARCAVFQCDLTCDDLRDNIPEASVDAATLIFVLSAIHPDKMALAIGNIHRVLKAGGVVLFRDYGVHDHAMQRFKASSKLADNFYVRQDGTRSYFFSKDFLAALFLEAGFRCVANQYVQRETVNKKEGLCVSRVFLQGKFIKIQS
- the mettl6 gene encoding tRNA N(3)-methylcytidine methyltransferase METTL6 isoform X1; the encoded protein is MAAPENESLPLGDSVTHCDQNNSGGVKHEGNQQEVLSQEEKTGGEQSLVSAFKQMKLEREAQKNWDLFYKRNTTNFFKDRHWTSREFEELNTCRQSESQRLVLLEAGCGVGNCIFPLLEEECNIFVYACDFSPRAVDFVKKNPLCNPARCAVFQCDLTCDDLRDNIPEASVDAATLIFVLSAIHPDKMALAIGNIHRVLKAGGVVLFRDYGVHDHAMQRFKASSKLADNFYVRQDGTRSYFFSKDFLAALFLEAGFRCVANQYVQRETVNKKEGLCVSRVFLQGKFIKIQS
- the eaf1 gene encoding ELL-associated factor 1 — translated: MNGSTNPLLDKEEHVLKLGESFEKRPKSSFHTIRYDFKPASIDTSCEGELHVGKGDEVTITLPHIPGSTPPMTVFKGNKRQYQKDCVLIINHDTGGFVLEKLSSSIQVKKTRAEGSSKIQARIEQQAVRTNQAGPQFRAPTKPGVTTKTSPSPSKDDPSPEPQLDDIKRELRAEVDVIEQMSSSGSSSSGSPNASPSAGDSSDAGGGGACERDANRPPGPVSSSPPGRHALANGGGERQPPANHQLINTLRSDLQLSESGSDSDDE